The Candidatus Methylomirabilota bacterium genomic interval GTGTCTTGATCGCCGACGTGGTGGAAGGAGGACCTGCGGACGAGGCGGGCGCAAAAACCGGGGATGTTGTTGAAATGTTTGCTGGAATGTCAGTTACCGATGTCCGCCAGCTTCAGCGACTGGTTGCTTCGATCAGACCGGGAAAATCAGTCCAGGTAAAGGTGAAGCGAGGGAAGGAGGATCTTACCCTTACCGTGACCGTAGGGGAGATGCCCAGTGAAGAGGTTGCAGCCGTCACCCCCCAATCCATAGAACGATATGGATTTGGGGTGCAGGATCTGACCTCTGAGTTGCGAGAAAGATTCCAGGTGGAAGAGGGCGGGGTATTGGTCTCCTCGGTGGAGCCGGGGAGTTCCGCCTTCCGACGCGGCTTGCGGCCAGGGGATGTGATCTTGGAGGTCAATCGTCAACCGGTCCAGAGCCGCCGAGATCTGTTGGAAATTCTACGAGCATCCCGACCCGATAGTGACTTGCTGTTGTTGACTCAGCGCGGAAAGAGCACTCGCTTTATTGTTGTACCTCCGGTGAAGGGTCAACCACCCCCATGATAGGTTCCGAGTATGGCACGCAGGACACCTCAGTTTTACGAAGAGATAACCGACGAGGCTCTCTCTACCTATCTCCGGCGCATCGTCAAGATCCCGCTCCTCAGCAAGGCCGAAGAACTCCACCTCGCCACGCAGATCCACAAGAGGGATGAAAATGCAGTCAGGAAGCTTGTCGAATCCAACCTCCGGTTTGTGGTGAAGGTGGCGTTACAGTACCAAGGCTATGGCCTCTCCCTTTTGGATCTGATCAACGAGGGGAACCTGGGACTCCTGGAGGCCTCCTGTCGCTATTCCCCAGACTACAATGTCAAATTCATCACCTACGCCGTTTGGTGGATTCGTCAAGCGATCATGCAGGCCTTGGCCCGGGCCAGTGGAGCCCTGCGCTTCCCTCTCCGGAAGATCCGCCTCGCCAGCAAACTGCGGAGCCGCCGGGCAGAGATGCTTCAGCAAGAGGGGAAAGAGCCGACAGAAGAAGAACTCGCGAGGGACCTGAAACTGACTCGCGCCGAGGTTGACGCATTACTTCAGACAAATATACCTCCAACCTCACTGGAGGAGATACAGAGGCGAGAGGAAGCCCGGGAGCCAGGGATGGAGCGGGTCCCTCCCGCCGACAATGAACTGGTCCGGAAATCGTTTGAGCAAGAAGTCGAGCGGCTGCTCAAAGTGCTGACTCCCCGAGAGCGCGCAATTATCGAGCTGCGTTACGGTCTCGGAAAGGAGGAGCCCATGACGCTCGAGGAAGTGGGTAAGCGATTCAGACTCTCCCGGGAACGCATTCGGCAAGTAGAGGAGAAGGCCAAAAAGAAACTCCTCGCCATGGCAAGGGCTCGGCATCTGCAGGACTTTCTGAACTGAGGAGGACCAGGTGGCCACCTGGACAGTAGTTGTGCTCATCGTGCTCGCGATGGCTGTGGTGCTTATGGCATGGGCGTTGTGGCAAACCGTCAGCCATCTGAAGAGGCTCGAGGCCACTAAGGGGCAACCGGACCAGGGCCTGCTGCTGCTGCAGAGAGAGATCCAAGCTTCCCGTGGCGAGGCGCGACAGATTCAGGCCGACACTCTGGCGTCAGTAAGGCAAGAGCTTTATCAGTTCAGGACAGAGATGAGCAGCCACATGGGCACTATGGGAAGCGGAGTACAAGAGCAGCTTCGCCATGTCACGCAAGTAGTGGGTACGGTGCAAGGCGGACTCGGGAAACTCGGTGAGGCGACCCAACGGGTGTTTGACATCGCCAAGGACATCGCCGGCCTGGAGCAAATCCTCAAATCCCCTAAACT includes:
- a CDS encoding RNA polymerase sigma factor RpoD/SigA gives rise to the protein MARRTPQFYEEITDEALSTYLRRIVKIPLLSKAEELHLATQIHKRDENAVRKLVESNLRFVVKVALQYQGYGLSLLDLINEGNLGLLEASCRYSPDYNVKFITYAVWWIRQAIMQALARASGALRFPLRKIRLASKLRSRRAEMLQQEGKEPTEEELARDLKLTRAEVDALLQTNIPPTSLEEIQRREEAREPGMERVPPADNELVRKSFEQEVERLLKVLTPRERAIIELRYGLGKEEPMTLEEVGKRFRLSRERIRQVEEKAKKKLLAMARARHLQDFLN